In one Psychromonas sp. psych-6C06 genomic region, the following are encoded:
- a CDS encoding SDR family oxidoreductase: MGVLDKFSLKGKTALVTGCKRGIGKAMAIGLAEAGANIIGVSATLESSGSDVEKEIKALGRDFKAYACDFSDRKALYSFIAAVKGDFPVIDILVNNAGTILRAPAVEHSDELWDKVIEVNQNAQFILTREIGKEMVDRGAGKVIFTASLLTYQGGITVPGYAASKGAIGQLTMAFANEWAGSGVNVNAIAPGYISTDNTEALRNNEERANSILARIPAGRWGEPEDFAGPVVFLASDAAAYMNGSITLVDGGWMGR, encoded by the coding sequence ATGGGAGTACTGGATAAATTCAGTTTAAAAGGTAAAACGGCATTGGTTACGGGTTGTAAGCGAGGCATAGGTAAAGCCATGGCGATAGGTCTTGCGGAGGCTGGTGCAAATATCATAGGCGTAAGTGCTACTTTAGAATCAAGCGGAAGCGATGTAGAAAAGGAAATAAAGGCACTGGGCAGAGATTTTAAAGCCTATGCGTGTGATTTTAGTGATAGAAAAGCACTGTATAGTTTTATTGCAGCCGTTAAAGGCGATTTTCCTGTAATAGATATTTTGGTAAACAATGCTGGAACCATATTAAGGGCGCCAGCCGTTGAACATTCAGACGAGTTATGGGATAAAGTGATAGAGGTAAACCAAAATGCACAATTCATTTTAACCAGGGAAATAGGAAAAGAAATGGTTGACCGTGGTGCAGGAAAAGTAATATTTACGGCATCGTTGTTAACTTACCAAGGTGGAATAACCGTGCCGGGCTATGCAGCCAGTAAGGGAGCGATCGGTCAATTGACCATGGCCTTTGCCAACGAATGGGCCGGTAGCGGAGTAAATGTCAACGCCATTGCACCGGGGTATATAAGTACTGATAATACAGAAGCCTTACGTAATAACGAAGAGCGGGCAAATTCTATTTTGGCTAGAATTCCGGCAGGACGATGGGGAGAACCAGAAGATTTTGCAGGTCCCGTGGTCTTTTTGGCTTCGGACGCGGCTGCATATATGAACGGAAGCATCACTCTGGTAGACGGAGGTTGGATGGGTAGATAA